The following are encoded together in the Magnetococcales bacterium genome:
- the pheA gene encoding chorismate mutase → MNPTLDETPTLDALRAAIDGIDDRIHDLLMERVQWVLKVGQLKGQGSPNPMFYRPEREAGIHRRLEARHQGPLPVSAIHRVFREIISASLNLEKNLSVVYLGPEATFTHQAAIKQFGSSFRMYPAGSIHDVFHEVEVGRADFGVTPVESSAEGVVHHTLKRLADSPLRICGEIYLPVVHTLLSLETTLDQVHWVFGHRQVLDECHEWLATHLPSVAIKEEESTARSVQRARETPNSAAIAGVYAADASGLNLLAEHLQDQAGIEHRFLVIGQNIPARSGNDKTCIMFSFSDQPGFLHKVLGIFAIHGINLTAIQSVPSRGQGWGYAFFLDFDGHQEDPEPSQALAELASMPGVDIKVFGSFPRPVQ, encoded by the coding sequence ATGAACCCAACCCTCGATGAAACACCGACACTCGATGCGCTCCGCGCCGCCATCGATGGCATCGACGACCGCATCCATGATCTTCTCATGGAACGGGTGCAATGGGTCCTCAAGGTGGGACAGCTCAAGGGGCAGGGTTCGCCAAATCCCATGTTCTACCGTCCCGAACGCGAGGCGGGCATCCATCGGCGCCTGGAAGCCCGTCATCAGGGTCCATTGCCTGTATCGGCCATTCATCGCGTCTTCCGGGAAATCATTTCCGCCTCGCTCAACCTGGAAAAAAACCTGTCGGTGGTCTATCTTGGACCCGAGGCGACCTTTACCCATCAGGCGGCCATCAAACAATTCGGCTCCTCGTTTCGCATGTACCCCGCCGGCTCGATTCACGATGTCTTTCACGAAGTCGAGGTCGGTCGGGCCGACTTCGGCGTCACCCCTGTGGAAAGTTCCGCCGAGGGGGTCGTGCATCACACCCTGAAACGCCTGGCCGATTCGCCATTGCGCATCTGTGGTGAAATCTACCTTCCCGTGGTTCATACCCTGCTGTCCCTGGAAACCACCCTGGACCAGGTTCATTGGGTCTTCGGTCATCGCCAGGTCCTCGACGAGTGCCATGAATGGCTTGCAACCCATCTGCCCTCGGTGGCCATCAAGGAAGAAGAATCGACCGCCCGATCGGTCCAACGCGCTCGGGAAACCCCCAACAGCGCCGCCATCGCCGGAGTCTACGCCGCCGATGCCTCCGGACTCAACCTGCTGGCGGAACACCTTCAGGATCAGGCGGGCATCGAACATCGCTTCCTGGTCATCGGACAGAATATCCCCGCCCGTTCGGGAAACGACAAAACCTGCATCATGTTCTCATTTTCCGATCAGCCCGGATTTCTTCACAAGGTACTGGGCATCTTTGCCATCCATGGCATCAACCTGACCGCCATCCAATCGGTCCCTTCACGGGGTCAGGGATGGGGGTATGCCTTCTTTCTCGACTTCGACGGCCATCAGGAGGATCCCGAACCCTCCCAGGCCCTGGCGGAACTGGCCTCCATGCCGGGAGTGGACATCAAGGTGTTCGGCTCCTTTCCCCGGCCCGTGCAATAA